The following nucleotide sequence is from Acidimicrobiales bacterium.
ACGACCAGGACGACCACGAGCAGGACCACGCCGGTCACGACCCGCCCCCCACGTGGGCCCAGGCCTCGACCTCGACGACGGCGCCGAGGGGCAGGGCGGCGACGGCCACGGCCGACCGGGCCGGGCGGTGGTCGCCGAAGGCGGCCGTGTAGATCTCGTTCATCGTGCGGTAGTCGGCCATGTCGGTGAGGAACACGGTCGTCTTCACCACCGACGACAGCGACGCCCCCTCCCGCTCCAGCAGGCCCCGCAGGTTGTCCATGGCCTGGCGGAGCTGGGCCTCGAGGCCGCCCTCGACCAGCTGCCCGTCGACGATCCCGACCTGCCCCGACACGACGAGCCAGTCCCCGGCCCTGACGATCGGCGTGTAGGGCCCCACCGGCGTGCTCATGCGCGCGTCCCTCCTCTGACCCGGGCCCCCGTGGGCCACTCGG
It contains:
- a CDS encoding Rid family detoxifying hydrolase, whose protein sequence is MSTPVGPYTPIVRAGDWLVVSGQVGIVDGQLVEGGLEAQLRQAMDNLRGLLEREGASLSSVVKTTVFLTDMADYRTMNEIYTAAFGDHRPARSAVAVAALPLGAVVEVEAWAHVGGGS